In one Eulemur rufifrons isolate Redbay chromosome 14, OSU_ERuf_1, whole genome shotgun sequence genomic region, the following are encoded:
- the TTYH3 gene encoding protein tweety homolog 3 — protein MAGVSYAAPWWVSLLHRLPHFDLQWEATSSQFRPEDTDYQQALLLLGATALACLALDLLFLLFYSFWLCCRRRKSEEHLDADCCCTAWCVIIATLVCSAGIAVGFYGNGETSDGVHRATYSLRHANRTVAGVQDRVWDTEAALNRTAEPSLQSLERQLEGQPEPLRAVQRLQGLLETLLGYTAAIPFWRNPVVSLEVLAEQVDLYDWYRWLGYLGLLLLDVIICLLVLVGLIRSSKGILVGVCLLGVLALVISWGALGLELAVSVGSSDFCVDPNTYVSKMVEEHSVLSGDILQYYLACSPRAANPFQQKLSGSHKALVEMQDIVVELLRSVSQEHPATKDPLLRVQEVLNGTEVNLQHLTALVDCRSLHLDYVQALTGFCYDGVEGLIYLALFSFVTALMFSSIVCSVPHTWQQKRGPDEDGEEEAAPGPRQTHDSLYRVHMPSLYSCGSSYGSETSIPAAAHTVSNAPVTEYMSQNANFQNPRCENTPLIGRESPPPSYTSSMRAKYLATSQPRPDSSGSGH, from the exons gcgctgctgctgctgggagcCACCGCCCTGGCCTGCCTCGCCCTGGacctcctcttcctgctcttcTACTCCTTCTGGCTGTGCTGCCGGCGGCGCAAGAGTGAGGAGCACCTGGACGCAGACTGCTGCTGCACGGCCTGGTGCGTCATCATCGCCACGCTGGTGTGCAG CGCGGGCATTGCTGTGGGCTTCTACGGCAACGGGGAGACCAGCGATGGCGTCCATCGAGCCACCTACTCGCTCCGCCACGCCAACCGCACGGTGGCCGGCGTCCAGGACCGC GTATGGGACACCGAAGCAGCCCTGAACCGCACGGCAGAGCCCAGCCTGCAGAGCCTGGAGCGGCAGCTGGAGGGGCAGCCGGAGCCCCTGCGGGCCGTGCAGCGGCTGCAGGGCCTGTTGGAGACGCTGCTGGGCTACACAGCCGCCATCCCCTTTTGGAGGAACCCTGTGGTGTCGCTGGAGGTGCTGGCGGAGCAGGTGGATCTCTATGACTGGTACAG GTGGCTGGGCTACTTGGGCCTTCTGCTGCTTGATGTCATCATCTGCCTCCTGGTGCTAGTCGGCCTCATCCGGAGCTCCAAGGGCATCCTGGTCGG GGTCTGTCTGCTGGGCGTCCTGGCCCTGGTCATCAGCTGGGGCGCACTGGGCTTGGAGCTGGCCGTGTCTGtg GGCTCCAGCGACTTCTGTGTGGACCCCAACACCTACGTGAGCAAGATGGTAGAGGAACACTCAGTGCTGAGTGGGG ATATCCTGCAATACTACCTGGCCTGCTCGCCCCGTGCTGCCAACCCCTTCCAGCAG AAGCTGTCGGGCAGCCACAAGGCACTGGTGGAGATGCAGGACATCGTGGTCGAGCTCCTGAGGAGTGTCTCCCAAGAGCACCCGGCCACCAAG GACCCCCTGCTCCGTGTCCAGGAGGTGCTGAATGGCACGGAGGTGAACCTGCAGCACCTCACCGCCCTGGTGGACTGCCGCAgcctgcatctg GACTACGTGCAGGCGCTGACCGGCTTCTGCTACGACGGCGTCGAGGGCCTCATCTACCTGGCCCTCTTCTCCTTCGTCACTGCCCTCATGTTCAGCTCCATCGTCTGCAGCGTTCCGCACACCTGGCAGCAGAAGAG AGGCCCCgatgaggatggggaggaggaggccgcCCCAGGGCCGCGGCAGACCCACGACAGCCTCTACCGCGTCCACATGCCCAGCCTGTACAGCTGTGGGAGCAGCTACGGCAGCGAGACCAGCATACCGGCCGCGGCCCACACCGTCAGCAACGCCCCGGTCACCGAGTACAT gagcCAGAATGCCAATTTCCAGAATCCCCGCTGTGAGAACACCCCACTCATTGGGCGCGAGTCCCCACCACCCTCA TACACCTCCAGCATGAGAGCCAAATACCTCGCCACGAGCCAGCCTCGCCCCGACTCCAGCGGCAGCGGCCACTAG